The genomic DNA ATTAGAACGGCTCTTTCCCGTCAGAACAGAAAGTGACCCCTAGCTAGGTATCGGAATCTTGATTGATTACTTCTCATTTCGACTACATCTCGGGCTTTTCTTGGCCTCGGATCTCACATCAACTGTCATAAACCCGTTAGCTGAATTATGTATGGAATGTTTTGGGGGTTTATGGTGGTTCGCTCGTAATTCACCCAAATATGTGACCGGTCAAGAAAGCGATCCCAATGACATTTAAAGTGCACTGCAACACTCACTGGGATTGGTGAGAGAGCTTAAAAACGCCTAGACCTTAATGGTCCACTTGGACTCTAAAACGTTTGAGTCAGCTTCtgtgaaagaaaatcaatttagTCCTTTTTGGGTCCGCGTTCCTGGAAGGTTTGAAAAACAGATGAGATTTGTGAAAGGCCTCAAGTTGTTCTCACTAAAATGATTGAAAGTGAAGAACAGATCAAAGGCTTCTTCACCTCAGACCTATATTTCAGTGAAACACAAAAGGAGATATGTTTGAAGGCCCAAAAAAGGCTTTTCGATCCACGATTGCCCTGAATGAAACGAGAATCaatatttctgttttcaattttcattcatcctTATCAGTCAACTTTATTTCCttttatcaaaacaaaaaaaattccgGGCCATGCATATTTAACTCTGGTAGCCATGGCTTTTTGACCATTCCATCATTGGTTGTTTGTTCCCTCAtttcgttggttggttcatGTTACATCAAGGGCACTATTGACAAACTCGACCTTTGAATTAGATTAAACTTTTGTTCCAAACCAGCCGTCGATGCCAATTGGTGGAAAGGTTAGTATCTAAGATCGATATCGTTTGTTTGATGTACATTGAATTGTTCGGAAATGTGCTGTGGAACGTGGACATTCCTCAGCATTCGTTGTGACACATGTCCAGTTGAATAAATCAGATTTCCCGGTCTGATCATAATCACAGATTCTCCAACTGAGTCTGGTATCCCACCAAGGCATCTCTTAAGTGCCCTCGAACCTCCGTCTGTCTCTCTGTGTGTGTCAAGTGTGAATGCATGCTTCCAAGTTCATAAATTACCTTGTTTGCCAGCAAACCCAGCTGACCCTTTTTTGATGGAGGTGCTGCCCGGTCATTATCTCACTTCCTTGGTCAAGGGGTCAgttcatcatcctcatcatcctcatcatggcGATTCCTCGGGTGAAATCTGAACCTTGTGCTGATGTTTGACTAAATTTGCGGATTCGTCACTTTCCACACGGAGGTAGAGACTGCTGATTGAGGCAAACATCGACAACAATGAGTTGGGTAGATGGTTATAGGTCGGCTGGTATACTAGATGAGCGGAGGGGCAAAGCTAATCCCGAAATATGGCACTTGGGTTTGGTGTTGATGATAACAGAGATTAGTGAGGTTGTGACCCTTTTGCGGCGTGGGTTTGATATTAGTGGATGATACTCTGCCGATCCTGTAAGGTACCTAGAGTCGAAACTAGGGTAATGCTGATCATCCACTAATGGACAAAAACAGATTTCCATGGGTCTATGGGGGACTTGGGCTTGATTGAACTCTGAAAACTATCGGAGAACAAGTTTGGCAATTGTGATACTTTTTCCAGTGAATGGAATCACGTGATGTATTAATATTTGGGGTTTGGGATTTGATAAGGATGGGCTATTGCTCGGATTTCAAAGGTGCCAGGCTCGAGTCACGATTCGAGATAGAAGAACAACTCTCCTCCCTTCTCAGTTGAGCTTGtcatcattgaaaattattcCACCATTTCAAGTGGGTGTAACCTCTTCTTGAAAGCGATCATCATTATTGTAAGCCATGATGATGCTTATCTGCCTCTCACGAATAAGGTCGTTTACTCCACAAGGGATGATGGCCACCAATATGGAGTCGGTGGAGGTACGGGCCCATCACACACGAACATACATGCAGAGAGATGTGAGTAGTAGGGATTGTTACTCAGTTAATGCACCGATCAAACAATATCCGAAATGGTTTATGGGGAATAAGACCTTCGAGTTCGGAGGGCAATAACATTCATTGAGTTGATAATACAGTGTGGCaataattatttcttttttttttaaaaaaagcatcAGAGCGTAAGGGTTGAGAGTAAGGGAATTCTTGTAACagaaaagatattttcatcaaatataCTCGAGCAATTCGAATTCAATGATAAACACTCGCAATCTTTCGCAAATATATTCTTGACGTCGGAAACCGATTCTATCGAAATTGGCAATTGATCTATCCCTAGTCCACCACAAGCAATGGCGATGGCGCTTCAAGCACTTTCTAAATTGTACCATTTTGGTATTGGACTCCGACGGAAAAGTAGGGGGAGGTCTTGAACAAACATGTTAATAGTCATGCCCGAGTTCATCTTCAACCATTGGCTCACAAATCTTGGGCGCCTCCGACCAAGATATCGTGgaaagtcatcatcatcatttttagtTCTTGAACATCAAGATCTGCGAGATGCTCGAAACGCGCCATCGTTGGTTGCAGGAGCCATTGCGAATGGAAAGTATACCACCTTCAGTTTGAGAGCGAGAACCAGGCGTCATTGGTcacatcattatcattttcgCTCGCATTTCAAGCTCAGCTCAGTCACACTCAAGGAATCATCTCAAGCAAGCAAGTAGGGCAGTAATTCCGCCGAATGAAGATTGGATCGGAGTAAAATGGAAGACGGCAAAAAAAGGTACGCTTGCCTCGGCTTCCGAATGGTTGCATGATCCATTGCGTTTAACACTCAAGGCAAACAGGATCACCTGAAGAGCCATTTTTCTGCATCTGTTTCCTATCCTTTTGTCCATTTAGGCTTCATCCTTCATAAACTCCTTGTCAAAGTATCAGAGAGTGCCACCATTTGTTCAGGCTATAGAGGAAGATTGGGTTGGCGAGTTTTCCGCATCTTACATGATTGGTTCGTCTTATCATCCGCCGGAATCGTTTTTCAATTTCCCTGAAGGACGGAGAATATTTCGACATGTGTGATGCATAATGCATTTAAACCATTGACCTGAAACCAAGCCTGGCCTCACTCTTCCCGTAATTGAGGACCCTTGGCAATGTGGTCACTGGAAGAGTAAGCCATTCCAACGCCAATCTTCTTGGGTCCGTTCTCGAACAAAGGCGAGAAATCTCCTTCACAGTTGGCCTGCCATTGAGAGgcaaagaaaccaaaatcaagcaaCGAACCCCAACCTAACAGGCGTTTGGGTTGCCCCTAGTGGAAAATAACAAATGACCTAATATAAAATGTGCAGTGGGTTTGCACAATCAGGTAGGTATTTCTCGGGCTCTCTGTTCCAATCACAACTCAATACTCACTCATTGGTGTTTTCCTCACTCAAGAGATGGCGCTAGCATTGACAAGTACTCGACAACTTTCCGGCTctaatttttgaccaaatatgCATTGATCTCAACCTTGACTTTTGAAGGACTGATAACTCGAAGAAGTGTCCTCTTGGCCAAGATTGAAGCTCGGACGACGGAGATGGCTTGACTATTAAGCGTAATTGAATTATTGTTGGGACATAAAGCATTGCCATACCATTGGAGCCGTTGATGCCTTGCCAGGAATGCGACTTCGTAATTGACTTGGAGGTAGTAGCAGTCGTCCTCAGTCCGATGGTTATGTCTGATCATCGACAATCATTGCTTTGGCTAAAtatggacttggcaagccttgATAGAGGCGTTTAAGTAGATAACAACAAACCCAGAAGATTCAGGTCTATCTCATGGCCACCACTCTCATCATTCCGACCGAACTCTTGGCTCTGCGATGGTCTTGAAGTACTGAAGGTCAGAGGAGGAAACATTGGAGAGGTTCCTAAGAGAATTCGCTAGTGAAATAAGAGGTCTTCTCGTATATGGAAGACAATCATGAGTCTCTAAAGTGAGTTGTGTTCGAACCTTGCTCGTTAAGTCTGGCCGAAATGAAGGTATGTCATGCCTTGTGCGGTGGGTTTACAAAGCGAACGTATTCACTTACTTCTTGGACGCTGACAAGGATGCTCTAAATTGAAGTATCTAGACTAAAGCAATGGGATTTCTATTGCATTCAATCACTTGCTTGCCATAGGATTGTTCTGCATGTTGAGTAAGTTTTCATAAGCTCAGGATCTCTGAATGACACAACCCAAATGGGTCATCTCCGAGAAAATCCCCTCACTAATCTCTTGCAGACCATTAAGTAAATCCATTAACCCTTTCCGTAGTCTTGGGTGCTTTAGGATAACCGACAGTGAATATTGATCATGAGCCAGCCGACTGGCAAACTCAGATAAAGTTCGAACAAGAATGTccgctctctttctccctctttctccctAACTCCACGTTCAACAATCATTTCCGCTTTTCAATTCATGACGAAAGGGCgatttgttccaagttcccCATGAAGGGAGGGATCAATCTACGTTCTCTTCGCCAGTGGTCCCGAAATGGAAAACTACAGTAGAAGTGGCAACGGAGGATGGCCAAGAGAAGAAACTTCAAGGATCGGTCtctctttgctttgaaagttGTGCATTCTTTGTCACCATTATTGGGTGTCGGTTCTGTTGCtgtcgttttttttgtttccattgttCCTTGTTGTTCCACACTTCTAGACTTCGCCCTCAATCTCAAGTCTGTCATTCATTGTGTCGAAACcttctacgtacgtacattacTTCCATACTTGGTCATCTATTGCATTGGTGTTTAAACAAATCTGGCGAACCAATAATTAGATTTGACTGAATGTGCTTTTCGGCGAGATTTGGGAGATGGAAAGGTAAATGTACCACTCAAAGAGTTGGTATCGGAGCATTCAGATGTCTTGAGCACTACTCTTCAGCAGATATTGCTAGCTGCCAGTCGTCAATCCGAATTTCTGGCCACATTCCTCTTTGTTGATGCCACCAAAAAGAGTGAGGAGACGAAGAATGTGGATGGAAGCAATCTGTTGATTGTCGAGTCCCGACAATATACTCGGAGAGTGGAGACGAAGAAGTCCTCTTCAATGATCTTTTCCCCCTCCCGTCCCTCGCCCTCTTCCGTTTCACTTGAAGCACGGGCAATTGAATATCCTACTAAGTCCCCAAAGCTACTCCAAACCACTTCACGGCAGCCAATAATGGTAAAAAGGAACGAGACGCGAGTGGAACAAGTTTGGAACAGCCACGACTCTTGTTGTTGAGTTTCTCGAGGACAAATGATCCCCAAAAGACACGTGCACaggatttctttcctttccttctAGTAGGGAATGTACGAGTGCTTCGTAAGTGAGCCCAAAAGCGAttgagaggaagaaaagaagcgAGGAAAGCAAGTAGACTGACTAGTTGGCGAGAGGTGTTCAGATTACAGATGAGCCCGTTTTGCATGGTGTTCAATCTCATTTTGTTGGAGATTACTTCCCTGCTGCATTTGGGGCGAGGGGGCTTGACGAATGATGCGACTGAGGCAATTGATTAATGAGCACACATGAAGTTTGCTCCATTGGGCGCTCAACAATCACCTACTAACctgggaggggggggggtcatTATTGTAAACAGTATCTTCTGAGTATTTTAACTTTCTCTGGATGAAATAATAGGCCATCAATGGtacttaaaatgacaaatcataTAGCTTGTGTGGAAAAAATAGAGTATGgagatgttttgaattttacTCATTATTTATGTCTTTTTTGAATATCGTGGAAGTAATTAAAGaacgattttgattttgagcatGATCTGTATTTGGCCTCCACTCTGGAACCGAAAAAGcttttattaaaaaacaaacctcACTTTTAGGTATTTATTTACTCCCAAGCGATGCTGGCAATATTACACCCGTACTTTATTTAGATTTTATGTCGAAAACCGCCAGTGCGATTGAGCAAGCAAAAGCCATGATCATGTTAACAACGGCCTCTATTGCGCAGCCTCCATCCAGTCTTCGACCCCACTCATAATGTTGTAGTAGTTGGAGTAAGAGTAGTTGCTCCACTCTCCTTCATGCTATTAGTCACCCTCCTCATTCAATGAGTGGGCCTACATGCATAACACTCAAGGGATATGCTCTAATTCAGACAACGGAGCTTGGCTTCGTACTTTCATCGTTGAAAAGTGAGCAGGGAACTATGGGAACTGTGGGAACTACAGGGGAATTATACGAAAACAAGGACTAACAAAAAGCTGAGGTGTCAAAGGGAAATTTCTTTCCGTCAAAAAACGagactacgtacgtacacactCGACAAACTTGTCAAACGTTGGGATTGAGATAGAAGGCATTCATGAAGAtccaagtttcttttcttctaCAGCGGGAGTCTGTTTTTCTGAATGAATGGTTGAAAAATAATGCTTCATGTACAGTAAGGGCCCGTAGCGATCCAAGGTTAGAAAGATTGATCGAGGCAAGAAAAGGCCCTCCTGAGATCTCTTGCTCACAGAAATAGATAGAGAGAGCCTTTTCAAGGATGAAAACACTCGCTTTAGAGGCCTCagctttttcccccttttgaTACCGACAGTGAAAGGATCGTTTGATGTCTCATTGAATCCAGAATTTGGGTTGTATTTCAGGTTTACTCTACAGAATATTGGTAGTAGTAAGTCTTTAGAGTGTACATACTTTGTCATCGAGTGAACACCTTAAAGTTTCGAATGAAGATATAATAGGAAagcatttgttttgtttgcaaCATGGTATATCGAAGTAGGACTTGAAATAGTTGTGGTAGCATACATTGTAGATCAATCAAAGGCAACTTGGTTTGTAGAACTGGTACATTGagactttctttttcttctttgttgttgttttttgtcatTATTATTTCACAGACTAGATCGCCTCCATGGTTTGTTACCTTGTGGAGCCTCCTGCATTTCGTAAATTCTTATATGGTATCTATTCATTAATCGGCAGAAATCGCGAAGTGAATCTAACAGTTATAATGCTAAAGCAgaaatatatatgtatattcGTAAAGGACTCTCTTATTTCGTTCTCTCAATGTGTTGGATGGACGACTAATCTGAGATTGTTTCTTTGCTTGTTTCACGGAAGCTCAGCCACGATGGGCTCTTGGGACTCGGGGATCCCATTCTCAGGGATCCCATTCTCAGGGATCCCATTCTCGGCCACATTCAAAGTGGATCTCGAGGCATGGACGCCGTTTTCCATGTAATCCTGTTTGGTCAACCACAGTCGCTGAAACGAGCTCAAGGAGCAGAGATGCGCCCCTCCATTCCAGGTGAAGTTTTCCCGACCCTTTTGTGCTTGGACACGCACAATCGTGGACTTGGGTAGCATTTTGGACAGCTCCTTCTGGAGCCTCATATCCAGACCGGGCATGAGGGAGTTGCCTCCGGTGAGCATGATATTGGAGAGCAAACGAGGCCGTAGTTTCTCGTCACAGCGCATGACACTCTCGTAGACCAGTTCGTGGAGACTGGAGTATTTCTTCTTGATCAGCTCTGGCTGGAACATGAGCTCAGGTGCGGAATAAGCCTCATCGCCGACCACCACAATGTTGCCATCAGGCAATCGGAGGACCTCTTCTTCTACTTCCTTGAGGCCGTTGGAGGGGAAGGTCTGGTCGTAGAATCTGCAATACTTCTCTTTGGCCTCCCTCACCACATCCCGGCGACTGGCTATACACAAGCGGTTGGTGGTCTTTCCCGCCCTCTTCCAAATGAGAAACGTGTCGTCGGGGAAGCTGTATTTGCCTTGTGCCAGGAGGGATAGAAGTCGATCCGTGATGTGCTTTCCTCCCAATTTCAGAATAAGGGTTGCATCCGGGAGCGGAGAGCCCTCCCAACACGGAACGATGTAGGTCATGTCCTCGCCTGTGTCAACGCAAACACCCGTGGTACGACCTCCACCATACATGGAGAGGACTGACTTGTTTGCCAAGTAAATACCACTCACACCAGCGCCCTCCAGAAGGATTTCACCCATCTTGCGCCAATCCTCGGGGGGACACAGGGGTGGGACGGATACGAGAACATGGTACTCGCCAGCATCGTTGTCATTCTTAGCACCTCCGAAGTTGACCTCCTTATCCCAGACGTAGTCCCATAGGGTCTCGAGATCGTCCCAATTCTCAACCACGCCTTGCCTTATGGGTTGGTTGAGACTGAGGATGCCTCTGAGATTTTGCGCATGTCTTCCGACGTAACTGTCCTTGAGGCCTAGGTTCTTCATAGCCCCTTTGTGGCGGCCCCGACCAACCACGGTTGGAAAAACGGACGAGGGCTCACCATGACCAGCCCATCCGACCTTAGTGTTGGCTGTGCCCAAGTCCAACACAAGGCTGTTTGGAATGCTCATGTCTTTCATGGTCTTACTGTGGCTGCTCACTGACAATTTGTCCATAGACCCACTTCACACGTGTAAGGGGTGCACACTGGAGTATCTTCAGACTTGTTTACACAGATCATGCAGTTGTTGTAGCTTCCCTCGCAGTAGTAGGTCACTTCCGTGACGTAATCTCAAATGTTGGGTATGCTCACTTTGATTGGGATATCCACGTCAACGTACTGGAAACTTTCAACAACTATCGGGTACTGAAGTTATCAGGGGGAATTTTGATGCCTTGATCCAATCCTGCCTGGCCTTGTTCGTGTAATCGCACtattcgttgttgttgttgttgttgatgatgtcgatatgtgtgtgtgtgtgtgtgtgtggtttGAAGGCTGCCGGAAAAAAGGCGTGGGGCGAGGGAGAGAGCACGAGGAGTTGGTAGGGGGAACACTCAATTCGATGTTCGGTTTCGTCTTCTTTCaccaaaattgtgccacaaCACCGCTCACTTACGTCAACACGTCAAAGAGAGTTCCAAAGCAAGTGGTACAAGGAACACCATGGCCGTGTGTTTGGGAAATAATTCCTTCTCATGCCAGTGCAATCGATTTTCCTCCGtctcttttcattcaaacaaTAGACCCAAGCCAGAACGTCGATCTTTAGTAGCGCTTTTACATAGACGGCAACAACAGccacaacgacaacaacactAGCAACTTTGACTCTGAGCAATGCCAACgcccttcttctttctctctgcctCACTCTTTCATGCAGTCTTTCTCTCCGTGTGTACGAGGAATAGTGTATACAAAGttggtggaggaggtggtggtggtggtgttggtgatggtggtggtgctgcTGGTGGTGGCCTCAACAGTAGAGCAagcgagcaagcaagcacCCACGAAGTGCAAGCAGATCAGGCACGAGCACAAGCGGCAACAGCCCTGGAGGACTTGttagctctctctctctgtctctctctgtctctctctctttctacgGCCTCTGCTTCGTTGGGAGAAGACAAGGAAGAAGGAACTTGTTTCTGGGCCAGACCTCGCGCGGCCTCGGAACaaacagagaagaagagacaAATCAGCTGGGCCGGCAATTGACTCTCCTTGTGATTCAAGTTCAAGCACTTTTGGCGGAGGGGTGGCTGTCCACGATATTTATGTGTTTTCTACCCGACCGATGAAGAAGGATCAGGCAAATCTCATAAAGTCTAAGAAGGATCAGCTGTCTTTAGGGTCTCTCTCTGCTTGTATCTTAACGAGAATGGAAGAGAATTTCGGCTGAAAGCTTTCCGGTTGAATTGATTTCCCCTTCCGGTTTTTTTTGCCGATCAAGGAAGGGACTTCTGTTTGAAAGAAGACAATCTGTCACCTTCCAACGGAGGGTTCCTCAGACCCTTTTCTTTTCCCAAGGGAAAGGGTGGGGAACAGGATCAATGGCAAATGGTAACCTGAAAACCACTACCGAAGGTAGACCAAGCCAAAAGCTAGTGGGGGCTCACCGAATATTGCAAACTACACGAAGAGTGTCAAGGGTCCGTCGTGATTGAGGttgttttccaaaatgagGCTACAAACTTGATGGGGTGACTTAGTTGTGCCCTTGTTGTTTGCCAATATGATGATCGGATGCACAGCACACACCTCTCTTCTAAATGTAGGGCTTGGTTGACTGGTGATTGTGGCTCAGTGATCACACCTCAATTGTGTTCAGGCCAAGGACTTCTGTGTCGTTCAGTCGCTCTTACCCAAAAGGCCCACCTCGAGAGCCAAGATGAGAGGCCTCTTTCAGTTGCACCTGCTGTAGTGAAAGAGACACAGGTTGCAGGTCCAACGGCCAAAATTCAGCTGCTGGCACTAACACTTGGACACCAAAGATAATGATGACTGCTCAATCTCATCCCAATACAAATTTTGTTGTGTACAACAGCCCACAgtctcacacacacatacacatacacacctAGGACCTAGGGTGGAGGAGACGACACACCAAAGCGTCTCAAACTACCTCTCCTGCCATCACCACCACAACAGCAGCAttcgttgttgttttgttcatGCCGAGGTGAAACTAGAGGAGGGCTGCCACAACAGCAGCACCAGCTACAACAACACTTCTTTCTGGTGGATGGAGGGGAcggagacagagagacagagagaaggGGGATCAGGAAAACGGGAGAGAGGTTGTTCACTGGTTACTGCATAGAGTCAGCTGGGCCTGTAAACTCATGTACATGCCGAGCATGTGTGATGTTCCTAGGGTGAGTTAGGGCATACTCATGCTCACGTAATCCTCCCAATGAAAGAGTACGAGCAGTGAGCGAACGAGGGAGCGAGCTTCGTTTCCTTCATTGGGTCTATCTAGAGTGTTAACATCGTGTTTGCTGGCCTGGCTTGTTCGGCCCGTTCACTGTTATAATGGTCTATCTATTGAAAGATTACATTGTCCATATGAATGACATCGAAGTATAACTCGAATCCAGTTTGTAGCTTGGCTTCCTTTAGACTTTCTTGCACTTATTTCTCCTAGTGCTTGAGAATGCGGTCCAAGTGGAAAAGGAATAATTTGTCTAACACTCCCTTTCCTTGTATGAATGCACACTCACATGTACTTGTGTCAGGGGGTGGAAAATCCCAATGCAGAAGGCAGACGTGGATAAACGTTTATTTACCTCAAATTTTCTGACTGATATTCAAAACCCGGTCATCAAGTTACCTTCAGTGTTGTTGGCAGGTCCAGAAAACTCCCACTTGTTCATTTGGCCCTACTTATGCTTGCTTGGTCTTGATCGACCTGGCAAGATATCCGAGCCCCAACTTAAGATTGCGATGACTCATCTGGAATCCATTTGACACACCAGTATGTAAATGTGAGGACAAGAGTTGAGGAGTGGCAGCCCGTTCAAATCTTGAGTTGAAATAATTCATCCCACCTCAAAGAATGAATGCTTTCCAGATTGCTTCTCAACAGATAGCTttcgaaaagaaaattgaacaagacaTTTTTAGCAAGTGCCAAATTTCAAGCCTATAAAGTGCACACGAGAAGGCCATAGGATTCGTGAGAAAGCCGGGGAAAATCAGCAAAGTCTCCGAGAAACATCTCGACATTCAAGGTATGGGTGTCCAAGATTGCCTGGACATTTCCCAAGAGCTTCTTCAATTACCCAAATCATGATATTTGCATCCAATTGAGCCTCAAAGCCGATGTTTCGTGTTTACGCAATCACAACTGTCTCATAGTGAAATCAAAAACGGAGTTTTATCCCTCCAAGCTCGATATTGCTTTCGGTACAGTTTTTACCTCGAGTAAGGCAGCAATTTAAATCGAGGATGGCGCCTTGAGATTGCCTTCATTAAACATGCAAAGAAGCCTTAATGTGAGTAATTAAGCAAGGACATCACTCATCCTGAGGAGTCGGAAATAATCCGACGATTGCATGCTAACGTGCAATTGAAGACGAAAGTCTTATGTACAGATGACGAGATCAATGGGAAGGGGATCCTAGATCCTGTCGCTATCGCCACTGATCCTGGGAACTGGGACCAGATTCCCTCAAGAATGTACCCACCGACATgtttctttcttcctccccTTCTTTGAATAAAACTCGTTCCCAAGACTACTTTTGCTTTGTAGGTGGTCCACTGATATATATCCACATCCCCGCGCACTCAAATACATTCAAGATTGCTCTCTCCAAAGGTCGGGAGACTCTGGATGCCGGTTTGATCTTTGAATCATAATGGCGAGATAAGGACATAGGGTGAAGCTAGTTAAATGTGAGGCTTGTTTTCTCACGACTCGAAACTGGTTCTCGAATTCCTAGCTGAGTCATTCATTGATGCTGTGCTGTTCGAAACATTCTAATGAATCAAAGTCGGACAAGTAGTCGGTCTTGTCGCTCTTTTTCAAGTAACTCATTTGGTCTGGTCAGTTCCGATCGCTTCAATGAGTGCTTGGAATTCTGAAATCATGGCATGATAGTTGGTTACTGGTTGTTGGTTCAGCTCAACGAGTAGGGAATTGCTTCTGCTCAAGAGAACGGTGCATGAATTGCGCTGCTGACATTAAAGTACACCCCTTGTATCCGAACTGTTCAAGTCaatcaagtttttcaaatgacaGGATTCGATATTGCTATTTGCTGGCCGTTCCATTTCAATTCATAGGAATTAACTCCAAAGTTGGCAAGGGAAAGTTTGGTGggtttttaaagaaaatactttttggaaCATTAGCCTTGACATACAGTATgttaaaaaatatgcattaacGATATCAATTAGATATGGACGACATATTACGAGGGAAGTTTTAGACAGCAACCTTTACCTAACTTGTAGTAGAAAGAAATACCATATTTTACCAACTAAGGAAGGTACCTGCAATGTTTGAGGCGAATTTCTTCACCATTTCCATAATTTGTGTGTCATTAAGTGATAACATCGAATCTCTAGTGACCTAATCGTACATTTACGTTTAGTTATTTGATTAACTTAAAAACAGATCATTTGGTCTCTTCATTGTTCTTGGGCAAATATCTTAATCCCCGCATAACAGTTTATTGAATACTTTATAAATTGTTTGAAATAAGTTGTTTTTCCCTCGAGAActctttgttcaaattctTCTTTCATGGCTGTAGTTCAAAAACGTGATTAATAGACAcgggcaaaaaatgttgctcGTATGTCGAGCGaaaattcgagagggttgcaccaaccggttttcttcccaatggtTCCGCTATTTCGCACATCCCGAAacgtcaaacttctgcaatttctgctcgacgtgaaagcaacatattttgtcgtaGTCTAGTGGTTAAtaacttttgaatgaaatcgaAAACATAACTACTTTGGTCAGAAGCAATTCGCTTATTACCTTATAAATAGAGGGAGTGACATTCATatggattttgatttttcatcatATATTAACTCTGAGTTGTGACCTTATTCAAACGTGTTGTACTTCTTGACGTGTCCTAATCCATGGATAAGCAAGATTGTGAGAGCAAAAAGTGTtagttcttcattttcttgttcGGCAACCGAGAGTCAAGATGTTATTAACCATCCTTCTGATGAAAATGAGTGTTCTTCCACTTGTTTGTTATGGTGAAGTGAGCCAATCAGCCAAATATTTGGCGACGGAATGGGCACCATTGATCTGGATTCACCCAGAGGATATTTTCTATCCCTCGGACTTAACATATTTCCTCTCAAATATGCGGGTAAATTGTTGATTGATAGATTTGAAGAATACTTTGAAAGACAATGAATTTTGCTCTCCACGATTGTGGTAAATTGTGACAAGAAGCCTTATCCACTAATTTCTACAAATATGAACTGTAAACGAGCTTCACGTCAAATCTagtctgagccactt from Tigriopus californicus strain San Diego chromosome 1, Tcal_SD_v2.1, whole genome shotgun sequence includes the following:
- the LOC131879665 gene encoding actin-5-like; its protein translation is MDKLSVSSHSKTMKDMSIPNSLVLDLGTANTKVGWAGHGEPSSVFPTVVGRGRHKGAMKNLGLKDSYVGRHAQNLRGILSLNQPIRQGVVENWDDLETLWDYVWDKEVNFGGAKNDNDAGEYHVLVSVPPLCPPEDWRKMGEILLEGAGVSGIYLANKSVLSMYGGGRTTGVCVDTGEDMTYIVPCWEGSPLPDATLILKLGGKHITDRLLSLLAQGKYSFPDDTFLIWKRAGKTTNRLCIASRRDVVREAKEKYCRFYDQTFPSNGLKEVEEEVLRLPDGNIVVVGDEAYSAPELMFQPELIKKKYSSLHELVYESVMRCDEKLRPRLLSNIMLTGGNSLMPGLDMRLQKELSKMLPKSTIVRVQAQKGRENFTWNGGAHLCSLSSFQRLWLTKQDYMENGVHASRSTLNVAENGIPENGIPENGIPESQEPIVAELP